One part of the Ziziphus jujuba cultivar Dongzao chromosome 2, ASM3175591v1 genome encodes these proteins:
- the LOC125422688 gene encoding receptor kinase-like protein Xa21, which produces MDLSRNNLSGEIPNSLEALLSLKHFNVSYNQLEGEIPTGGPFVNFSAESFLSNNGLCGASRLQVLPCKRKETYKSRNATETIDVLRITLPMVSLIILILAFACLVVRCKKEKALKISSEANLKLPPTWREISHEELLEVTNGFNKANLLGTGSFGSVYEGKLNDGLHVAIKVFNLNVEKACKSFDAECEAY; this is translated from the coding sequence ATGGATTTGTCAAGAAACAACTTATCCGGAGAAATTCCAAATTCTTTGGAGGCATTACTGAGCCTAAAACATTTCAATGTGTCTTACAACCAACTGGAAGGAGAAATCCCTACTGGAGGACCTTTTGTGAATTTCTCAGCTGAGTCATTTTTGTCGAACAATGGACTTTGTGGTGCATCTCGACTGCAAGTATTGCCATGCAAAAGGAAAGAAACTTATAAATCAAGAAATGCAACGGAAACTATAGATGTGCTGAGGATTACTTTGCCGATGGTTTCATTAATAATACTTATATTGGCATTTGCATGTTTGGTCGTGAGATGCAAAAAAGAGAAGGCTTTGAAAATTTCGAGTGAGGCCAACTTGAAACTTCCACCCACATGGAGAGAGATTTCACATGAAGAGCTGCTGGAGGTAACGAATGGCTTTAACAAAGCAAATTTACTTGGTACAGGGAGTTTTGGCTCCGTATATGAAGGAAAACTCAATGATGGATTGCATGTTGCAATAAAAGTTTTCAATCTGAATGTCGAAAAGGCATGTAAGAGTTTTGATGCTGAATGTGAAGCATATTAG